In Salvelinus namaycush isolate Seneca chromosome 20, SaNama_1.0, whole genome shotgun sequence, the following proteins share a genomic window:
- the LOC120065235 gene encoding probable nuclear hormone receptor HR38: MPCVQTQYGTVPYDNNYFISEFLNPDLSAKPAMDIGAQRDQLTASSLPSINTLVGSGYVGEFDAYSCQITASNAPSGPAAGGSSSPQAQHSSFKLDDLQVYGCYPGSFALSYLDETLSSCGSDYYGSPASATASPPTPGFQSQPGSAWDSPFSPYSPGPGCWVADKSGLAQQPSFFTFTPPVEQHSPLGQHQGPQQGEEDPFFQPSQQHASPLHYTPLSLDQVSLDSPGLMEGPMLSPKISSPGANEGRCAVCGDNASCQHYGVRTCEGCKGFFKRTVQKNAKYVCLANKDCPVDKRRRNRCQFCRFQKCLVVGMVKEVVRTDSLKGRRGRLPSKPKTVPESASTTPPINIITSLVRAHIDSNPAIGKLDYSKYHETVASLSDKEDANDIQQFYDLLTGTMDVLRKWAETIPGFTAFCPEDQELLLESAFVELFILRLAYRSSPEKNKLIFCNGVVLHRMQCVRGFGDWIDSIMDFSQSLHRMNLDVSSFACLAALVIITDRHGLKEPKRVEEFQNRLITCLRDHVTGSGSDAGRPQPNFLSRLLGKLPELRTLCTQGLQRIFYLKLEDLVPPPPIVDKIFMDTLPF; this comes from the exons aTGCCCTGTGTTCAAACTCAGTATGGAACTGTGCCCTACGACAACAACTACTTTATCTCTGAGTTCCTGAACCCTGACCTCAGTGCTAAGCCAGCCATGGACATCGGTGCCCAGCGGGACCAGCTCACCGCCTCCTCCCTCCCCAGCATCAACACCCTGGTGGGCAGCGGCTACGTGGGCGAGTTTGACGCCTACTCCTGCCAGATCACCGCCTCCAATGCCCCCTCCGGCCCCGCGGCCGGCGGCAGCTCCAGCCCTCAGGCTCAGCACTCATCCTTCAAACTGGATGACCTCCAGGTGTACGGCTGCTACCCAGGCTCCTTTGCCCTCAGCTACCTCGACGAGACGCTGTCCTCCTGCGGCTCCGATTACTATGGCAGCCCTGCGTCGGCCACCGCCTCCCCACCCACCCCGGGCTTCCAGAGCCAGCCTGGCTCGGCCTGGGACTCCCCCTTCAGCCCCTACTCCCCAGGCCCTGGGTGCTGGGTGGCTGATAAGTCAGGCCTAGCTCAGCAACCCTCCTTCTTCACCTTCACCCCCCCGGtggagcagcactcccccctggGGCAGCATCAGGGCCCCCAGCAAGGTGAGGAGGACCCTTTCTTCCAGCCCTCACAGCAGCACGCCTCCCCTCTCCATTACACCCCCTTATCCCTGGACCAGGTGTCCCTGGACAGCCCCGGGCTCATGGAGGGGCCTATGTTGTCCCCTAAGATCAGCAGCCCCGGGGCCAACGAGGGTCGCTGTGCGGTGTGTGGGGACAACGCCTCCTGTCAGCACTATGGCGTCCGCACCTGTGAGGGCTGCAAGGGCTTCTTTAAG CGAACTGTACAGAAGAATGCTAAATACGTGTGCCTAGCCAACAAAGACTGTCCAGTAGACAAGCGGCGGAGGAACCGGTGCCAATTCTGCCGTTTCCAGAAGTGCCTTGTGGTGGGAATGGTGAAAGAAG TCGTCCGCACAGACAGCCTGAAAGGTCGCAGGGGTCGTCTTCCCTCTAAACCCAAGACTGTACCAGAGTCAGCGTCCACCACACCACCCATCAACATCATCACCTCTCTTGTCAGGGCTCACATAGACTCCAACCCTGCCATCGGAAAACTGGACTACTCCAAG TACCATGAGACAGTGGCCAGCCTATCAGATAAAGAGGATGCCAACGACATCCAGCAGTTCTACGACCTGCTGACAGGCACCATGGATGTGCTGCGGAAATGGGCCGAGACCATCCCAGGATTCACCGCCTTCTGCCCAGAAGACCAGGAGCTGCTCCTGGAATCTGCTTTCGTGGAACTCTTCATCCTCCGGCTAGCATACCG GTCGAGTCCTGAGAAGAACAAGCTGATCTTCTGCAATGGTGTGGTACTTCACCGTATGCAGTGTGTGAGGGGCTTTGGCGACTGGATCGACTCCATCATGGACTTCTCCCAGAGCCTCCACCGCATGAATCTGGACGTGTCCTCATTCGCCTGCCTCGCAGCACTCGTCATCATCACAG ATCGCCATGGCCTCAAAGAGCCCAAACGGGTGGAGGAGTTCCAGAACCGCCTCATAACCTGTCTGAGGGACCACGTGACCGGCAGTGGCTCCGACGCGGGGCGGCCCCAGCCCAACTTCCTGTCCCGTCTGCTAGGGAAGCTCCCCGAGCTGCGCACCCTCTGCACCCAGGGCCTGCAGCGCATCTTCTACCTGAAGCTGGAGGACCTGGTCCCCCCACCACCCATCGTAGACAAAATCTTCATGGATACCTTACCTTTCTGA